In Argiope bruennichi chromosome X1, qqArgBrue1.1, whole genome shotgun sequence, a single window of DNA contains:
- the LOC129959205 gene encoding uncharacterized protein LOC129959205: MAPPKKGPFSGRHIIPQQVNFENHFDKFFVIKRISENNETFETVSPFLVQKAIAATVGDITSIRKMRSGDLLVEVNSRKQAQQIQKLKALSTIPVSVSPHHSLNISKGVITCGEILNLPVDLITKELKSQGVTDVRRITIRRDGNIIETKHHILTFKSPKLPEFIYVGYIRRPVRPYIPNPLRCFNCQRFGHSKANCRGTLTCARCAGKEHDSQQCTAQEKCVNCGGNHTSFSRSCERWILEKKITTIKIKENISYPEARRKIAIQTPTPGVSYASAVQKSFCANCTCPSCTKSVKAGKKTSESDTEQSINSASDTDKQVKPQTKSRPQKSMKLKLAKRGQTQKDLSAKLKKSIRKNSVALGLAAQGLAHKDLTSVFGGKRNSPDLKLHPSEDEDDFDMSCDVSATPTVAPYNSVTHLS, encoded by the coding sequence ATGGCTCCTCCCAAGAAaggtccctttagtgggcgtcaCATTATTCCTCAACAAGTcaattttgaaaaccattttgaTAAGTTTTTCGTCATCAAacgtatttctgaaaataatgaaacgtTTGAAACCGTTTCGCCATTTTTAGTGCAAAAGGCTATCGCTGCAACTGTTGGTGACATTACATCTATTCGCaagatgcgttctggtgacttgcttgtCGAGGTAAATTCccgaaagcaagcccagcaaattcaaaaattgaaagcgTTATCTACAATACCTGTCAGTGTCAGCCCTCACCACTCGCTAAATATATCTAAGGGTGTCATAACTTGTGGTGAAATACTGAATCTTCCTGTAGACTTAATTACAAAGGAATTGAAGTCTCAAGGTGTCACAGATGTCCGCCGCATTACCATCCGGAGAGACGGCAATATAATTGAGACAAAACACCATATCTTAACTTTTAAGTCGCCAAAATTACCTGAATTTATATATGTGGGATATATAAGGCGACCTGTCAGACCATACATACCTAATCCCCTGAGGTGTTTTAattgccagcgttttggccactCGAAGGCGAACTGCCGCGGGACcctcacttgcgcccgctgtgcaggaAAAGaacatgatagccagcagtgtaccgcacaagaaaagtgcgtgaactgcgggGGAAATCATACATCCTTCTCTCGATCGTGTGAACGTTGGatcttagaaaagaaaataacaacaattaaaatcaagGAAAACATCTCATATCCTGAGGCTAGGCGGAAAATCGCAATACAAACGCCTACGCCTGGTGTAAGTTATGCGTCTGCTGTCCAAAAATCTTTTTGTGCAAATTGTACATGTCCCAGTTGTACGAAATCTGTCAAAGCAGGAAAGAAAACCTCTGAATCGGATACAGAACAATCCATAAACAGTGCTTCTGACACTGACAAACAagtaaaacctcaaaccaaatcTAGACCTCAAaagtcaatgaaattaaaacttgcaAAGCGTGGCCAAACGCAGAAAGATCTATCTGCGAAACTTAagaaatctattagaaaaaattcTGTCGCTTTGGGACTAGCGGCACAAGGTTTAGCACATAAGGACTTGACGTCCGTATTCGGTGGTAAACGTAATAGTCCCGACCTTAAACTGCACCCATCGGAAGATGAGGATGATTTTGATATGAGTTGCGACGTTTCTGCAACTCCTACTGTTGCTCCTTATAATTCTGTGACAcatctctcttaa
- the LOC129959206 gene encoding uncharacterized protein LOC129959206, giving the protein MAPPKKGPFSGQRIPQPFNIDNHFDHFYIVKRVSEKDETFQTVSPFLVQKAINATIGEPTSIRKMRSGDLLIEINSRKQAQQLQKIKALATIPVRVTLHQSLNTSKGVITCGEILNLPVDLITKELKSQGVIHVRRITIRRDGETIETKHHILTFMSPKLPESIYVGHIKRPVRPYIPNPLRCFKCQRFGHSKANCRGTVTCARCSERGHESQECSAQEKCVNCKGDHTSFSRSCPRWQLEKEITAVKIKEELSYPEARKKVLSQTPSPGISYASVVRKNFCENCACQNCTKNKNTLPSSKPSSDSDTDKSFVNDHDTKKSETSKRKQSKSDKSLKLKLAKRGVSKTNLCAKLKKSATKNSVALGLASQGIAHKDLTSIFGGIPNCPDLKLHPSGDESEFEMSCEVSATPVVAPNNSSATHIS; this is encoded by the coding sequence ATGGCTCCTCCCAAGaagggtccctttagtgggcAACGTATTCCTCAACCTTTTAATATTGACAaccattttgatcatttttatatcGTGAAGCGCGTTTCTGAAAAAGACGAGACATTTCAAACAGTATCTCCGTTTCTGGTACAAAAGGCCATCAATGCCACAATTGGTGAACCTACTTCCATCCGCAAGATGCGTTCAGGCGACTTGCTGATAGAGATAAATTCTCGCAAGCAAGCTCAGcagttgcaaaaaataaaagctttagcAACTATACCGGTTCGTGTTACCCTTCATCAGTCATTGAACACTTCAAAAGGTGTCATAACTTGTGGTGAGATATTAAATCTTCCAGTGGATTTAATTACTAAGGAATTAAAATCCCAAGGTGTTATCCATGTCCGCCGAATTACGATTAGGCGAGACGGAGAAACAATAGAAACCAAGCATCACATTCTTACGTTTATGTCGCCTAAATTACCTGAGTCCATATATGTAGGGCACATTAAGCGTCCAGTTAGACCCTATATACCGAACCCCTTGAGATGCTTTAAGTGTCAACGCTTTGGGCACTCGAAAGCAAATTGCCGAGGCACTGTAACTTGTGCCCGATGTTCTGAGAGAGGACATGAGAGCCAGGAGTGTTCCGCACAGGAAAAGTGCGTGAATTGCAAAGGTGATCATACGTCCTTCTCCCGCTCGTGCCCTCGATGGCAACTTGAAAAGGAAATAACAgcagtaaaaattaaagaagaattgtCATACCCAGAAGCCCGAAAGAAAGTTCTTTCTCAAACACCCTCACCTGGCATTAGCTACGCCTCTGTTGTCCGGAAGAATTTCTGTGAAAACTGTGCATGTCAAAATTGCACTAAAAATAAGAATACCTTACCATCCTCTAAACCTTCATCCGATTCCGATACTGATAAATCTTTTGTTAATGATCATGACACTAAGAagtcagaaacaagtaaacgaaAACAATCAAAATCAGATAAATCACTGAAACTTAAGCTTGCAAAACGTGGAGTTTCGAAAACAAATCTctgtgcaaaattaaaaaaatcggctACTAAAAATTCAGTAGCTTTGGGACTTGCAAGTCAAGGTATAGCCCATAAAGACTTGACGTCTATTTTTGGTGGCATACCAAATTGTCCCGACCTCAAACTTCATCCTTCGGGGGATGaatctgaatttgaaatgagttgcgaagtTTCTGCAACTCCTGTCGTTGCGCCTAATAACTCTTCAGCGACGCAtatctcttaa